The Desulfuromonadales bacterium nucleotide sequence TCAGCACTTCAATCTTGCTCGGATCGAGAAAGGCCAGGCTGATATTGGCCGGGGTGCCGCCGAACATGTCGGTCATGATGATCACCCCCTCGCCGTCGCCGCCGACCGTCTCGACGGCCTGGCTGAGGCAGCTGCGGATTTCCTCGACGCTGTCTTCCTTGCAGATTCCTACGGCCCGGACATTCTGCACCGGTCCGACTATCATTTCACAAGCGTTGATAAGTTCATCGGCCAGCCGGGCGTGGGTGGCGACAACCAGTCCGATCATGATTTACCTCTTTTCGATATCCCGGTGGATCGTTTTCAGAGCACTGCCTTCACCGGCCAGTGACGGTCGAAGCGCCTCGACGATGGCGACGCTGCGGTGACGACCTCCGGTACAGCCGATGGAAATCGTCAGATAGCTCTTTCCCTCTTTGTGGTAGTGCGGGAGGAGAAAATGCAGCAACCCCCGCAGATGCTGCAGGAATTCGTGGCTGGCAGGCTGAGAGATGACATAGTCGCTGACCGCCGGGTCGAGGCCGGTCTGCGCCTGCAACTCGGGAACGAAATGCGGGTTGGGGAGAAACCGGACGTCGATGACCAGATCGGAATCGGGCGGTATGCCGTAGCGGAAACCGAAGGACTGCAATTGGACAACCAGCGGCAGCAGACCTTCTTCTCCCCGGACGATCTGCACCACCTTGGACCGCAACTGGTGGGGAGTTAGCCGTGTGGAGTCGACAATCTGCGTGGCCAGGTTGCGCAATCCCCCCAGAAGCCGCCGCTCGCGGCGGATCCCCTCGCTCACCCCTTCATGCTGGGTCAGCGGGTGGCGACGGCGGGTTTCGGAGTAGCGCCGGAGAAGTATCTCGTC carries:
- a CDS encoding PTS sugar transporter subunit IIA; the encoded protein is MIGLVVATHARLADELINACEMIVGPVQNVRAVGICKEDSVEEIRSCLSQAVETVGGDGEGVIIMTDMFGGTPANISLAFLDPSKIEVLTGVNLPMVLKFFNSQEGLPISELAAMLKAYGQQSISLASEFLQK
- the rapZ gene encoding RNase adapter RapZ translates to MSRKRVIIITGLSGSGKSTAARALEDEGFFVVDNLPLALLPQFLTLAEQGVRTTSEVAVVIDIRNRDFLAGLESTLQAVRETGYQLEIFFFDAADEILLRRYSETRRRHPLTQHEGVSEGIRRERRLLGGLRNLATQIVDSTRLTPHQLRSKVVQIVRGEEGLLPLVVQLQSFGFRYGIPPDSDLVIDVRFLPNPHFVPELQAQTGLDPAVSDYVISQPASHEFLQHLRGLLHFLLPHYHKEGKSYLTISIGCTGGRHRSVAIVEALRPSLAGEGSALKTIHRDIEKR